A genomic window from Triticum urartu cultivar G1812 chromosome 7, Tu2.1, whole genome shotgun sequence includes:
- the LOC125519783 gene encoding uncharacterized protein LOC125519783 produces the protein MLFLFTKYLSRGSKNAAAGDADRRQRQRQKQKQREMPAASASNGAVDREHGCMPGCVPVRAKRTATVTTVTTTSARTSRHNFVRSAASGLFPGAPVFTNHESLPPLPEAYSEFASAFPQYGGLAGSADAIRDGEYRHLDRHVCLDYNGMNLFSHAQMNSSLPSTSAPAEPSAWQPPFFDIAYRSASLRSQVQQCGDGTAAQSAAGGISGAVTRRIMASLKIPEDEYTMVCTANRTTAFRLLAESYSFTPGGGRKKLLSVYDYESEAVGAMAQCARSRGAEVMNASFAWPSMRVHAADLRKKLLRGRRRQRGRGLFVFPLVSRMTGARYPYLWMSAAAEQGWHVALDACALGAKDLDTLGLSLLRPDFIVCNFFKVFGENPSGFAGLFVKKASLGALERSAVARSIGIVNIVPARRWSLRDDYSTDLEHSLTFPKAGDPPTADDVDTTCSFSGPLSATATGRRTDEAENGDTPEICEVDRRPSEAEEDSRPWPPPGAAEAEEERMLEVECRGLDHADALGLIAIGNRLRCISNWLVVAMQKLRHPHPEHGGGKQLVRVYGPRVKFERGPSLAFNVYDWKGEKVAPALVQKLADRQAISLTCGFLRNIWFADKYEADRSAVLEQASDGGGEVGIHVVNASLGFLSNFEDAYKLWAFVAKFLDADFVEKERWRYTALNQKTVEV, from the coding sequence ATGCTCTTCCTCTTCACAAAGTACTTATCCAGGGGCAGCAAGAACGCGGCAGCCGGCGACGCCGACAGGAGGCAGAGGCAGAGGCAGAAGCAGAAGCAGCGCGAGATGCCGGCGGCATCGGCGTCGAATGGGGCTGTGGACCGCGAGCACGGGTGCATGCCCGGCTGCGTGCCGGTGCGCGCCAAGCGGACGGCCACGGTTACGACCGTCACGACCACGTCGGCGAGGACGTCGCGCCACAACTTCGTCAGGTCGGCCGCGTCGGGGCTCTTCCCCGGGGCACCGGTGTTCACCAACCACGAGTCCCTCCCGCCGCTCCCCGAGGCCTACTCGGAGTTCGCCTCCGCGTTCCCGCAGTACGGCGGGCTTGCCGGCTCGGCGGACGCGATCAGGGACGGGGAGTACCGGCACCTCGACCGCCACGTCTGCCTGGACTACAACGGGATGAACCTCTTCTCCCACGCGCAGATGAACTCGTCGCTGCCGTCCACGTCAGCTCCGGCGGAGCCGTCGGCGTGGCAGCCGCCCTTCTTCGACATCGCGTACAGGTCCGCGAGCCTGCGGTCGCAGGTGCAGCAATGTGGGGACGGCACGGCCGCGCAATCCGCGGCGGGAGGCATCAGCGGCGCCGTCACGAGGCGCATCATGGCGTCCCTTAAGATCCCCGAGGACGAGTACACCATGGTGTGCACGGCGAACCGGACCACGGCCTTCCGGCTGCTGGCGGAGTCCTACTCCTTCACTCCCGGCGGCGGCAGGAAGAAGCTGCTCTCCGTGTACGACTACGAGAGCGAGGCGGTGGGTGCCATGGCTCAGTGCGCGCGCAGCCGCGGCGCGGAGGTCATGAACGCGAGCTTCGCGTGGCCGAGCATGCGCGTCCACGCCGCAGACCTCCGCAAAAAGCTGCTccgtgggcggcggcggcagcgcggccGCGGGCTCTTCGTCTTTCCGCTGGTGTCCCGGATGACCGGCGCGAGGTACCCGTACCTCTGGATGAGCGCCGCGGCGGAGCAGGGGTGGCACGTGGCGCTGGACGCGTGCGCGCTCGGCGCCAAGGACCTCGACACCCTCGGCCTCTCCCTCCTCCGCCCGGACTTCATCGTCTGCAACTTCTTCAAGGTGTTCGGCGAGAACCCCTCGGGCTTCGCCGGGCTGTTCGTCAAGAAGGCCAGCCTCGGCGCGCTCGAGCGCTCCGCGGTCGCGCGCAGCATCGGCATCGTCAACATCGTTCCGGCGCGGCGGTGGTCGCTTCGCGACGACTATTCCACCGACCTGGAGCACTCGCTCACCTTCCCCAAAGCGGGCGACCCGCCAACGGCGGACGATGTCGATACCACCTGCTCATTTTCCGGCCCGCTCAGCGCCACCGCCACCGGTCGCAGGACAGACGAGGCCGAGAACGGCGACACGCCGGAAATTTGCGAGGTCGACCGTAGGCCATCCGAAGCCGAAGAAGACAGTCGGCCATGGCCGCCGCCGGGAGCAGCCGAAGCAGAGGAGGAGCGCATGCTGGAGGTGGAGTGCAGGGGGCTGGACCACGCGGACGCCCTGGGCCTCATCGCCATCGGCAACCGGCTGCGGTGCATCAGCAACTGGCTGGTGGTGGCGATGCAGAAGCTGCGGCACCCGCACCCGGAGCACGGCGGCGGGAAGCAGCTGGTGCGGGTGTACGGGCCGCGCGTCAAGTTCGAGCGGGGGCCCTCGCTGGCGTTCAACGTGTACGACTGGAAGGGGGAGAAGGTGGCGCCGGCGCTGGTGCAGAAGCTTGCCGACCGGCAGGCCATCTCCCTCACCTGCGGCTTCCTGCGCAACATCTGGTTCGCCGATAAGTACGAGGCCGACAGGAGCGCCGTTCTTGAGCAGGCaagcgacggcggcggcgaggtggggATCCACGTGGTGAATGCGTCGCTGGGGTTCTTGAGCAACTTCGAGGACGCGTACAAGCTGTGGGCGTTCGTGGCCAAGTTCTTGGACGCCGACTTCGTGGAGAAGGAGAGGTGGAGGTACACGGCGCTCAACCAGAAGACCGTCGAAGTGTAG